The Deltaproteobacteria bacterium region GCTGGCAGTGGCCGCTCATTACAAGGACTGGGGGGTCATTGGCGGCTGCCGCAGCTACCTGACCTGGGGCGAGTTCCCGGAAACCGAGGCCGAGCCAGAGAGCCTTTACCTGCCTTCGGGAACCATCTTCAATAAAAGGCTGGATACCCTGAAGCCCGCGGACGCGGGCCGGGTAAGCGAAGACGTAAAGCGGGCCTGGTACGAGGACGGCGCTTCGCTCCACCCCGCCAGGGGGGAGACCAGGCCGGTCAACCCCGGTTCTGAGGTTGACACCTCCAGCAAAGAAGGCAAGTATTCCTGGCTCAAAGCGCCTCGCTATGGAGGAAAGGCATGCGAGGTCGGGCCCCTGGCCAGGGTGCTGGTCGCATACGGCCGCGGCCACCAGGACGTGAAGCCCGTGGTGGAGCAGGCGCTCAGGACCCTGGACCTGCCGCTTTCAGCCCTTTTTTCCACCCTTGGCCGGACCATGGCCCGGGCCGTTGAGACACTGGTCATTGCCAGGCAAACCCAGAAGTGGGTCCTGGCCCTGGCTCAAAACCTCAAGAAAGGGGATACCCGGACCGCGGCAGAATGGAACATGCCCGATCAGGCCGAGGGGTTCGGGCTGAACGACGCTCCAAGAGGGGCCCTGGGGCATTGGATAGCGATAGAGCAGAAAAAGATAAAGAACTACCAGATGGTGGTCCCCTCCACCTGGAACCTGGGCCCGCGCGACCATACCGGTCAGGCTGGTCCGGTGGAGGAGGCTCTTATCGGAACGCCGGTTCATGATCCCAAGCGTCCCCTGGAGGTGCTTCGCACGGTGCATTCGTTTGATCCCTGCATTGCCTGCGGCGTTCATATCATTGATCCTGAAACGAACGAGGTTTACCGGTTCAGGGTGGTTTGACCGTGCTTGCCTGAATCGTTTCTGCTTTATGGAATAAGGAGTCCCATGCCTGAAAAGGAACTGAAACGCATCGTGGTTCTCGGGGTGGGGAACACCCTTCTCAAAGACGAAGGGGTGGGTGTCAAGGTTATGCAAGCGCTGCGAAGACGTTTTGACTTCCCGCCGGAGGTGGCTCTGGTGGATGGAGGCGTGCGGGGCCTCGGCCTCGTCCCGATTATCAAGGAGGCGGAAGACCTCATCATTATTGACGCCGTCAGGAAAGGCCAGGCCCCCGGAACCCTCTACCGGCTTACAGATGAGGATCTCTGTGCCAGGGTTAATCAAAAAAACTCACTGCATCAGGTTGACCTAATCGAGGCCCTGACCGTGGCTCAGGCCTTCGGTGAGGCCATGCCTTCCATAATTGTTCTGGGCGTGGAGCCCCTGGACGTCAGCCCCTGGGGCATGGAGCTGACGCCAATCATAGAGGCCAGGGTGGATGAACTGGTGGCCCTGGTCATTGAAGAGCTGGGGCGCCTGGGGGTAAAATGCCAGCCCGGGCTGGAGCATGACGGTCTATGATATATTTATTGGTTCAAACGACATTATTGAGGTCTTAATCAGATGTGTCTGGCAGTGCCAACCCGAGTCGTAGAAATTGATCAGAACGGGATGATCACGACTGATACGGGCGGGGTCAGGAAGAAGGTTTCTTCAGTCCTGATAGAGGACGCCAGGGTCAATGACTGGGTCATTGTCCATGCCGGATTTGCCATCCAGAAACTGGACCAAAAAGAAGCCATGGAGGCCTTGAAGCTTCTTTGGGAGATGATTGAAGCGTCTCCTGAAGGCGATGGGGATGAATGGTAAGGGGGATTGATTCTTTCTTTGTCTGGCCTAAGGTGGGGAAGGCCTGACGATCTGACCGGGAGGGCTTGTGGAGCTATTCTGTGTGCAAGCTAAAATGGCAGGCAACCTCATGGCCTGCGCCGACATCTTTGAGCATTGGCTCCTCTTCAGCGCAAAGAGGTTTTGCCTTAAAGCAGCGGGGGTGAAACCTGCATCCGGGTGGTGGGTTGAGCGGGCTGGGCACCTCACCGGGCAGGATGATCTCCTCCTGCTGAAAATCGGGGTGTGAAGGCAGGGCCGCGGAGTACAACGCGTATGTGTAAGGATGCAAGGGGTTGCGGTATAACTCCTTGCTTTCAGCAGTTTCGACCAGCTTACCCAGGTACATCACGCCAACCCGGTTGCTCATATGCTTGACCACGGCCAGATCGTGGGCGATAAGCAGGTAGGTTAGCCCGAATTGATGCTGGATCTGCCGCAGCAGGTTCATGATCTGGGCTCTAATGGAAACGTCCAGGGCGGACACGGGTTCGTCGAGGATGATGAGGCTGGGATTGAGGGCCAGGGCCCTGGCCACGGCTATTCTCTGTCTTTGGCCGCCGCTGAACTCGTGAGGGTAAAGGCTAGCCTGATCCGACCTCAACCCCACCACCTCCAGGACCTCAGTAACTCTATCCCGGACAGTGGCTCTGGGCAGTTTATTGTTGACCACGATGGGTTCAGCGATTAACTTTCCGACCCGCCTGCGGGGGCTTAATGAACTGAAAGGGTCCTGAAAAACGGCCTGAACCTTGCCTCGATATTTTTTCAGGTCAGGTCCGGAGAGCTGCCCGATTTCCTTGCCTTCGAAAAGTATGGTTCCGCTGGTGATCTTCTCCAGGAGCAGGATAAGTTTGGAGGTGGTTGTTTTTCCGCATCCGGATTCCCCGACCAGCCCAAAGGTCTCTCCCTTTTTGATGGTAAAGCTGATGCCGTCAACAGCCTTGACCGCTCCGACCTGTTTCGAGAAGATAAGTCCCCTGGTCACCGGGAAATGCTTGATCAGGTTACTTGCTTCGAGGAGGATTTCGCTCATTAAGAATCCTTTTCATTCAGCCAGCCAACAGCTCATGGTGTGCTCTTCTGCGACCATAGATTGCCTCGGATACTCCTGCTTGCAGACGTCCATGGCCTGAGGACATCGAGGGGCAAAGCTGCATCCTGCGGGCAGATACCTGAGGTCAGGCGGCTGCCCCTCGATGGAATAGAGCCATTCGATCTCCTTCTCCATTTTAGGGAGAGAATCCATGAGGGCCATGGTATAGGGATGCCTGGGGTTATTGAAGAGTTCCCTGATCGGTGCGTTTTCCACGATTCTTCCGGCATACAT contains the following coding sequences:
- a CDS encoding nickel-dependent hydrogenase large subunit, with the protein product MGRRIVIDPMTRIEGHLRIEVEVEKGRVKNAWSSGMLYRGIETILKGRDPREAWLITQRVCGVCTYVHAEASVRAVENAVGVVIPPNARIIRNLMMSAQFIHDHVVHFYHLHGLDWIDMVSALSADPKKTADLANAISKKPGMGVRDFEAVQGRLKTFIQSGQLGPFANAYWGHPDYRLPPEANLLMAAHYLLALKQQVMMARTHAIFGGKNPHPQSLCVGGVTCGPYLNADRISEYLFQLKETIDFIENIYLPDVLAVAAHYKDWGVIGGCRSYLTWGEFPETEAEPESLYLPSGTIFNKRLDTLKPADAGRVSEDVKRAWYEDGASLHPARGETRPVNPGSEVDTSSKEGKYSWLKAPRYGGKACEVGPLARVLVAYGRGHQDVKPVVEQALRTLDLPLSALFSTLGRTMARAVETLVIARQTQKWVLALAQNLKKGDTRTAAEWNMPDQAEGFGLNDAPRGALGHWIAIEQKKIKNYQMVVPSTWNLGPRDHTGQAGPVEEALIGTPVHDPKRPLEVLRTVHSFDPCIACGVHIIDPETNEVYRFRVV
- a CDS encoding HypC/HybG/HupF family hydrogenase formation chaperone, with product MCLAVPTRVVEIDQNGMITTDTGGVRKKVSSVLIEDARVNDWVIVHAGFAIQKLDQKEAMEALKLLWEMIEASPEGDGDEW
- a CDS encoding ATP-binding cassette domain-containing protein, whose amino-acid sequence is MSEILLEASNLIKHFPVTRGLIFSKQVGAVKAVDGISFTIKKGETFGLVGESGCGKTTTSKLILLLEKITSGTILFEGKEIGQLSGPDLKKYRGKVQAVFQDPFSSLSPRRRVGKLIAEPIVVNNKLPRATVRDRVTEVLEVVGLRSDQASLYPHEFSGGQRQRIAVARALALNPSLIILDEPVSALDVSIRAQIMNLLRQIQHQFGLTYLLIAHDLAVVKHMSNRVGVMYLGKLVETAESKELYRNPLHPYTYALYSAALPSHPDFQQEEIILPGEVPSPLNPPPGCRFHPRCFKAKPLCAEEEPMLKDVGAGHEVACHFSLHTE
- a CDS encoding HyaD/HybD family hydrogenase maturation endopeptidase, which translates into the protein MPEKELKRIVVLGVGNTLLKDEGVGVKVMQALRRRFDFPPEVALVDGGVRGLGLVPIIKEAEDLIIIDAVRKGQAPGTLYRLTDEDLCARVNQKNSLHQVDLIEALTVAQAFGEAMPSIIVLGVEPLDVSPWGMELTPIIEARVDELVALVIEELGRLGVKCQPGLEHDGL